TTCGCCAGCGCCGATCTCCTTGGCCGTTCCGTCGGTGTTGTGCAGCGTCACGCGGCCGGCGAGGATGTGGCAGATCTCGGCGTTCTGGCTGCGGTCGGCGGTGAAGCGGCCAGGCGTGCATTCCCAGACGCCGGTTTCCATCTTGCCGTCGGCGCTCGTCCAGAGCGCGACAGCCGCCTCCTCCTGATTGCCCTCAAGCGAGGTCTGTTTCGACGCGAAGGCGCCGAGATCGAGGGTGAGGAGGTCGCCGAAATTCTCAAAACTGATCATCATATGTCCTGTCTTAAAGTCCGTGTTTCAATGGCCGGTGATGCTGTCGGCAAGCGCCGCAAGCTTCGATGTGCGCGTTTGGCCGGCGAATTCGCGGTCGTCTGCCATGCGGTAGAGCTGGTACATGGAGTGCACGCCGAGCCAGCGGAACGGCTCAGGCTCCCACTTGCGGACCGTGCGGTTCACCCAGGGCAGGCCGGTCAGTTCCGTCTCGCGGTTGAGAACAAGATCGGCAAGCGTGCGGCCGGCAAGGTTGGAACTGGAGACGCCGAGGCCGACATAGCCGCCAGCCCAGCCGATACCCGTCGAGCGATCGAAACCGGCCGTCGTGCACCAGTCGCGCGGCACGCCGAGCACGCCACACCAGGCGTGGTCGATCTTCAGCGATTTCGTCTGCGGCAGCAACCGCGTGAGGATGCCGTAGAGCGCGTTGATGGTTGCCTGCTGCGTCTGGCCGTTGACGTCAGTCTTCGAGCCGAAGCGATAGGGAACGCCACGCCCGCCCATGGTGATACGGCCCTCGCGCGTGCGCTGGGCGTAGCAATAGGCGTGCGCCGCATCCCCGAGCAACTCATGGCCTTCCCAGCCGATTTCCTTCCAGAGCGCGTCCGGCACGGGTTCGGTGACGATCTGGGCGCTGTTCAGCGCAAGCCATGTCCGCTCATAGCCCGGCAGGCCTGCAGAAAAACCTTCAGTGGCACGGATGATAAATGGCGCGCGCACCATGCCTCGGTCTGTCTCGACCCGACCCTTCTCAAAAGACTTGACGCTCGTTCCCTCATAGATCGACACGCCAAGGCCTTCAACGACACGCGCAAGGCCGCGCACCAGCTTGGCCGGTTGCACGCGGGCCATGCCGCGGTAGATGATGGCGCCGCGGAGGTTGGCGATATTGATGTGCTTTGCGGCCTCGTCCGCCGACAAAAGCTGCACCCGTTCCGGCGGCATCTGCCAATCAAGGTCAAACTGATAGCCCGCGCGCACACGTTCAAGCTGGGCGGCGTTGGTCGCAGCGATGATCTTGTCGACGCGAATGAGATCGGCGTCGATTCCCTCTACCTTTGTTACGCGCTCGACCTCATCGACGGTCCCGGCCATGGCGTTCTGCATGTCGACGACGGCGCCGCGGCTGGAGGTTTTTGCATACTTTTCCCGCGACCAGCTGAAGCCACCGGAGAGCCAGCCGCCATTGCGCCCCGATGCGCCGAAGCCTGCAAATTCCCGCTCGAGCACGACGATATTGAGGGCCGGATTGGCCTTCTTCAGATAGTAGGCGGTCCATAGGCCGGTATAACCGGCGCCGATGATGCAGACATCAGCCTCGCGATCGCCGGGTAAGGGAGGGCGCTTCTGGGGAATGCCGCCGATATCGGCGTACCAGAAGGAAATGTTGCCGTTGGTCTTGACGTCCATGGGAATACTTTCGGGTTCAGGTCAGCGTCACGTCGGCGCTGGCATCGTCGGTCAGAAGAATGAGATCGGCAGGCGTGAAGGCGATGTCCACGTTGTCGCCGATGGCGAAATCCGTTGCGCCCAGCGGGCTGCGGACGACGGCGATCGTGCCGTCGTTCAGCCGGATCTCGTATTTCGAGCCGGAGCCGAGATAGATCGCCTCCGCGACCGTACCGGACAGACGGTTTTCGCCGGTGACGATATCGCTGCCCGTGCGTTTCAGGGCCACGCGCTCCGGCCGCAGCAGCATGACCGGCCGGGCATCGCCGGCAAGGCGGCCGCGCGCGACGATCCTGTCGTTGCCGATGGTCATGATCGTATCGTTGCCGGAGACTTCGCTTGCGCCCCGCAATACGGTAGATTCGCCGATGAAGCGGCCAACGAACAGCGTCGCCGGGTTGTCGTAGAGTTCACGTCCCGTGCCGATCTGCTCGATGCGGCCGCCATTGAAGACGGCGATGCGGTCAGACAGCACCAGCGCCTCTTCCTGGTCGTGGGTGACGTAGACGAAGGTGGTTCCCAGTTCACGGTGGATGCGCTTGATCTCG
The sequence above is drawn from the Pararhizobium qamdonense genome and encodes:
- a CDS encoding cupin domain-containing protein, translated to MISFENFGDLLTLDLGAFASKQTSLEGNQEEAAVALWTSADGKMETGVWECTPGRFTADRSQNAEICHILAGRVTLHNTDGTAKEIGAGEMFVLPLGWRGEWTIHEQTRKIYTMVAAGV
- a CDS encoding NAD(P)/FAD-dependent oxidoreductase, coding for MDVKTNGNISFWYADIGGIPQKRPPLPGDREADVCIIGAGYTGLWTAYYLKKANPALNIVVLEREFAGFGASGRNGGWLSGGFSWSREKYAKTSSRGAVVDMQNAMAGTVDEVERVTKVEGIDADLIRVDKIIAATNAAQLERVRAGYQFDLDWQMPPERVQLLSADEAAKHINIANLRGAIIYRGMARVQPAKLVRGLARVVEGLGVSIYEGTSVKSFEKGRVETDRGMVRAPFIIRATEGFSAGLPGYERTWLALNSAQIVTEPVPDALWKEIGWEGHELLGDAAHAYCYAQRTREGRITMGGRGVPYRFGSKTDVNGQTQQATINALYGILTRLLPQTKSLKIDHAWCGVLGVPRDWCTTAGFDRSTGIGWAGGYVGLGVSSSNLAGRTLADLVLNRETELTGLPWVNRTVRKWEPEPFRWLGVHSMYQLYRMADDREFAGQTRTSKLAALADSITGH
- a CDS encoding ABC transporter ATP-binding protein produces the protein MKAPQRSAGAAIEIRKASKRYGAFVALSDIDLHIRPGEFMTLLGPSGSGKTTTLNLIAGFTDISSGTLEIGGKSVTGLPSHKRNIGVVFQHYALFPHMTVGKNVAYPLTLRGIKGEDRERRVKRALDMVKMADFAHRYPSELSGGQQQRVALARALVFDPPLLLMDEPLGALDKKLREWLQLEIKRIHRELGTTFVYVTHDQEEALVLSDRIAVFNGGRIEQIGTGRELYDNPATLFVGRFIGESTVLRGASEVSGNDTIMTIGNDRIVARGRLAGDARPVMLLRPERVALKRTGSDIVTGENRLSGTVAEAIYLGSGSKYEIRLNDGTIAVVRSPLGATDFAIGDNVDIAFTPADLILLTDDASADVTLT